Proteins from one Candidatus Nanoarchaeia archaeon genomic window:
- a CDS encoding ribbon-helix-helix domain-containing protein, with the protein MKERITITLDKELLEWVDQQIARKLFANRSHAFEYLIKRKQEEEHG; encoded by the coding sequence ATGAAAGAACGCATCACCATCACCTTAGACAAGGAACTTCTCGAATGGGTTGACCAGCAGATAGCAAGAAAGCTCTTTGCAAACAGAAGCCATGCCTTTGAATATCTTATCAAAAGAAAGCAGGAGGAGGAGCATGGGTAG